One Pyrofollis japonicus DNA window includes the following coding sequences:
- a CDS encoding ABC transporter permease, which translates to MATTEIKKIIYGVVGLVIGILVSLSLAGIIGAYTELGAKGLVTAIVKGFADTRSWRAALPYFIPIAASAIGLAVAYRAAFITIGAEGQVILGAASAFWLLYYVFEGHGASLAVSLALMLAGLAGMAYSLVVAALRIFIGVNEILSSLMLNYVAIGIVNYLVAGPWQQGGYTRTAMLPRAQSLSLGVGVALVLFIGVLLELFIVYTKYGVAIDAVKHARRAAQTYGVSISSTILLVSAIQGFVAGMGGAAMLLVVLRQLRSIGLQGWGYGYMGILAAWLGGLHPIGALAASLLISLLYSLRSMLQLYGISDSLVLALEAILVLSMLAFTTLALRRGGE; encoded by the coding sequence ATGGCAACTACAGAGATCAAGAAAATAATCTATGGTGTTGTGGGACTTGTAATAGGTATACTGGTTTCTCTTAGTCTAGCCGGTATCATAGGTGCATATACAGAGCTGGGAGCCAAGGGACTAGTTACAGCAATTGTGAAGGGATTTGCTGATACTCGTTCGTGGCGTGCAGCACTTCCATACTTTATCCCTATAGCTGCCTCCGCCATAGGGCTCGCAGTTGCCTACCGTGCAGCATTCATAACTATTGGTGCCGAAGGTCAAGTCATTCTTGGAGCAGCTTCTGCTTTCTGGCTCCTCTACTATGTGTTCGAAGGCCATGGAGCCTCTTTGGCTGTATCCCTTGCACTCATGCTTGCAGGCCTTGCGGGAATGGCTTATAGCCTCGTTGTTGCTGCCTTGAGAATATTTATTGGGGTAAACGAGATCCTCTCAAGCTTAATGTTAAACTACGTTGCAATAGGTATTGTCAACTATCTGGTTGCTGGGCCCTGGCAACAAGGTGGATATACGAGAACAGCCATGCTTCCACGGGCCCAGTCACTCAGCCTCGGTGTTGGCGTTGCCCTAGTCTTGTTTATTGGCGTCTTGCTTGAACTCTTCATTGTCTACACTAAGTACGGTGTAGCTATTGATGCGGTGAAACATGCAAGGCGTGCTGCACAAACCTATGGAGTAAGTATTTCCTCAACTATTTTGCTCGTATCAGCTATTCAAGGCTTTGTAGCTGGTATGGGCGGAGCAGCTATGCTTCTAGTTGTTCTGCGACAACTAAGGAGCATAGGGCTGCAGGGCTGGGGATACGGGTACATGGGTATACTTGCAGCGTGGCTGGGGGGCCTTCATCCAATAGGCGCCCTTGCAGCCAGCCTACTCATATCCCTCCTCTACTCGCTTAGATCGATGCTACAGCTTTACGGGATAAGTGATAGCCTCGTCCTAGCCCTTGAAGCGATACTCGTCTTATCAATGTTAGCGTTTACAACGCTTGCATTGAGGCGGGGAGGGGAGTAA
- a CDS encoding ABC transporter permease — MVNIESLLIQALPYATVYSLAALGEVFLERTGLFNLGLEGMIYLSAGATALVSLHTGSPLYGLLAGLSASIALALIYGFFVLGLRIDQAVTGLSIVFLGIGLGDVIGGVSGGSVVPSLGRTGTVTVEVLALIIVPAAMYVMLFRMWIGYVFRSVGENEKTAKALGVPVRLVRLIALLVNGVLVGLAGVFLFFNGPLGARWVSMSLLGWGWMSLGITILGYWHPVGVVAASYLVGVLHTVRPLLEAIGVPGSIADAIPYLVVIAALAVISALYERMHVKPPAAIWSR, encoded by the coding sequence ATGGTAAACATAGAGTCGCTGCTTATACAGGCACTACCTTACGCTACTGTATATTCACTGGCTGCTCTTGGCGAAGTCTTCCTAGAAAGGACGGGTCTTTTCAACCTTGGCCTCGAGGGCATGATATACTTGAGCGCAGGCGCCACGGCTCTAGTGTCTCTGCATACGGGCTCCCCCCTCTACGGTCTCTTGGCCGGCTTATCGGCTTCCATTGCTCTTGCATTAATCTATGGCTTCTTTGTACTAGGCCTTAGGATTGACCAGGCGGTAACCGGGCTATCAATAGTGTTCTTGGGAATAGGGCTCGGAGATGTCATAGGAGGCGTAAGTGGAGGATCCGTTGTGCCGAGCCTTGGCAGGACAGGTACTGTTACTGTTGAGGTCTTGGCTCTCATCATTGTACCAGCGGCAATGTATGTTATGTTGTTCAGAATGTGGATTGGCTATGTTTTTAGAAGCGTTGGGGAGAACGAGAAAACTGCAAAAGCTCTCGGCGTTCCCGTTAGACTTGTTCGGTTGATAGCGCTTCTTGTAAATGGAGTTCTTGTAGGCCTTGCTGGGGTTTTTCTGTTCTTTAACGGGCCCCTAGGTGCTCGTTGGGTTTCGATGTCTTTGCTGGGCTGGGGCTGGATGAGCCTTGGCATAACAATACTTGGCTATTGGCATCCTGTAGGTGTTGTTGCTGCATCCTATCTGGTGGGCGTGTTGCACACGGTAAGGCCCTTATTGGAGGCTATCGGCGTCCCCGGTTCAATAGCTGATGCGATTCCGTACCTTGTGGTAATAGCAGCACTTGCAGTAATTTCCGCGCTTTATGAGCGCATGCACGTTAAGCCGCCTGCTGCTATTTGGTCTCGCTAA
- a CDS encoding ubiquitin family protein: MVKLIVRIYPDNREVVIDTKSGCGREVIRLLGYSSESVVLVYKGKPVLEDTCFNDGDEVEVYVATSGG, from the coding sequence ATGGTTAAGCTTATTGTACGGATATATCCTGATAACAGGGAAGTCGTTATAGATACGAAAAGCGGCTGTGGACGTGAAGTTATAAGGCTCTTAGGGTACTCAAGCGAATCAGTCGTACTAGTATACAAGGGTAAGCCGGTTCTCGAGGACACATGTTTTAATGATGGAGATGAGGTAGAAGTCTATGTCGCAACGAGTGGCGGTTAA
- a CDS encoding TIGR00269 family protein, producing the protein MSQRVAVNRKCSKCDRQAIVEIKYARLRLCEEHFKEFIESKVERILRKTNALRKGTIIVAAVSGGKDSATMLATLSKIAKQYGVTVVGVHIILGLREYSEKSLSKVTNLCKELGVSCITVDLKELIGFTVYELARRSRRPVCSICGLVKRYMLNAIGVEIGADYIALGHNADDIIAYSIKSFLSHDIEALAKFGPSTPSIDGIAVGRLRPLYEVYEKEALLYALVSKLPVVIEECPFRPERPIEDRIKEFMNKLEEEHPGIKLSFIRRLEKRLEFYKRIAGDEPVGKCKYCGLISAGSECSFCRLTRRIAGKPLGPVVREKIRKILTDQGLIRSQ; encoded by the coding sequence ATGTCGCAACGAGTGGCGGTTAATAGGAAATGCAGCAAGTGTGATAGACAGGCGATAGTTGAGATTAAGTATGCAAGGCTCCGGCTTTGTGAAGAACATTTCAAGGAGTTTATTGAGTCAAAAGTCGAAAGAATTCTTAGAAAGACGAATGCTCTAAGAAAAGGCACCATTATTGTTGCAGCCGTTTCTGGAGGCAAGGACAGTGCAACAATGCTAGCAACGCTGTCAAAAATAGCAAAGCAGTACGGCGTAACAGTTGTAGGTGTTCATATTATCCTCGGGCTTCGCGAGTATAGTGAGAAAAGCCTTAGCAAGGTAACTAACCTATGCAAGGAGCTTGGCGTCAGCTGTATCACGGTTGATTTAAAAGAGTTAATCGGCTTCACGGTCTACGAGCTTGCGCGTCGGAGTAGACGCCCCGTGTGTAGTATCTGCGGGCTTGTAAAGCGTTACATGCTAAACGCTATAGGAGTTGAAATAGGTGCTGATTATATAGCGCTGGGACACAACGCTGACGACATAATAGCATACTCTATCAAATCTTTCCTTAGCCATGACATTGAAGCGCTCGCCAAGTTCGGGCCTTCAACACCAAGCATAGATGGCATTGCTGTAGGTAGACTCCGCCCTCTCTACGAGGTTTATGAGAAAGAAGCACTCCTCTACGCCCTTGTAAGTAAGCTACCCGTTGTTATCGAGGAATGTCCCTTTAGACCAGAGCGGCCGATCGAGGACAGAATAAAGGAGTTTATGAATAAGCTTGAAGAAGAACATCCAGGTATAAAATTATCGTTCATAAGGAGGCTTGAAAAAAGGCTCGAATTCTATAAACGGATTGCCGGGGACGAGCCAGTAGGAAAGTGCAAGTACTGCGGCCTAATCTCTGCAGGCAGCGAATGCAGCTTTTGTAGGCTAACACGCAGAATTGCAGGAAAGCCCTTGGGGCCGGTTGTTAGGGAAAAAATAAGAAAGATTTTAACAGACCAAGGCCTTATCCGGAGTCAATGA
- a CDS encoding nucleoside phosphorylase: MLGPGDIPSYVLLPGDPGRIDLIKSTWSSAQDLAFHREYRSAKGVYKDVELGAVSTGIGGPSTAIAIEELARIGVHTFLRIGTTGAIQPDIEPGTLIIASGAVRFDGASLEYAFPEYPAAASPDLTMALIEAAERLGYSYRVGIVASTATFHVGQSRPGLNGYEWSLSRTRLPDLQKMRVLSFEMEAATIFTLANIYGLRAGCICAAIANRVTDKFVASKGVREAIIVANEALRIISKADKKYGVKIHSLSELGSVIDSG; this comes from the coding sequence ATGCTCGGACCCGGCGATATACCTTCCTACGTCTTGTTACCAGGTGATCCCGGTAGGATCGACCTAATAAAGTCAACTTGGAGTAGCGCACAGGATCTAGCTTTTCACCGTGAGTATAGAAGTGCCAAAGGAGTCTACAAAGATGTTGAACTAGGAGCTGTAAGCACGGGGATAGGAGGTCCCTCAACAGCCATCGCTATTGAAGAACTAGCACGTATAGGAGTTCATACATTTCTCAGAATAGGCACCACTGGCGCAATACAGCCAGACATAGAACCTGGCACACTAATAATAGCATCCGGAGCTGTAAGATTTGACGGAGCCAGCCTGGAATACGCATTCCCCGAATACCCGGCTGCAGCCTCTCCTGACCTCACCATGGCGCTCATCGAGGCCGCTGAAAGACTTGGCTATAGTTATCGCGTAGGCATTGTAGCATCGACCGCAACATTTCATGTTGGCCAGAGCAGGCCTGGGCTCAATGGATACGAGTGGAGCCTTAGCCGCACTAGGCTCCCCGATCTCCAGAAAATGCGTGTCCTAAGCTTCGAGATGGAGGCTGCAACCATCTTCACGTTAGCTAATATCTACGGACTCCGGGCTGGATGCATATGCGCAGCGATAGCTAACAGGGTTACAGACAAGTTCGTTGCTAGTAAAGGAGTACGAGAAGCAATCATTGTTGCAAATGAGGCCCTACGGATTATATCCAAGGCCGATAAGAAGTATGGGGTAAAGATTCACAGCTTAAGCGAGCTCGGCAGTGTCATTGACTCCGGATAA
- the udg gene encoding type-4 uracil-DNA glycosylase, with the protein MNCTKCRLHRYRTNPVPGEGPLDTDVMVVGEAPGRNEDLQGRPFVGAAGQLLNKLLLDAGLRREEVYITNIVKCRPPGNRDPKDDEISACLPYLLRQIELIKPKLIIALGRHAARVLLEQAGHKWHSMSKQHGHVYDGVISGVRLRIVVTYHPAAALYRPQIREALEKDFAEVIRREVERIRRPSSGEKRGSSQARQTSLLDFFKK; encoded by the coding sequence ATGAACTGCACCAAGTGTAGACTGCACAGATATCGCACCAACCCTGTGCCAGGGGAGGGCCCGCTCGATACCGATGTAATGGTTGTTGGAGAGGCTCCTGGACGCAACGAGGATTTGCAAGGAAGGCCATTTGTTGGCGCAGCTGGCCAGCTTTTAAACAAGTTACTCCTTGATGCGGGGCTTCGCAGAGAAGAAGTATACATAACAAATATTGTTAAATGCCGTCCTCCAGGCAACCGTGACCCTAAGGACGACGAGATAAGCGCATGCCTTCCATACCTCCTGAGGCAGATAGAACTCATCAAGCCAAAGCTAATAATTGCGCTAGGGAGACACGCTGCCAGAGTTCTGCTTGAACAAGCCGGCCACAAATGGCATAGTATGAGTAAGCAGCATGGCCACGTCTATGACGGCGTTATTTCTGGTGTGAGATTGCGCATAGTTGTAACTTATCATCCTGCAGCGGCGCTATATAGGCCGCAGATTAGGGAAGCGTTGGAAAAAGACTTTGCAGAAGTCATACGAAGAGAGGTCGAGAGAATAAGAAGACCTAGCAGTGGAGAGAAGAGGGGCAGTAGTCAAGCTAGGCAAACGAGTCTTCTAGACTTCTTCAAGAAATGA